Proteins encoded by one window of Superficieibacter sp. HKU1:
- a CDS encoding AraC family transcriptional regulator has product MDVIEDVLGNLHLRSSVFCRMALAAGWGFSKDPLAGVPFHIVISGQAVISGGTVGETYRMAQGDIVILPGGDAHELLHHEHARRVPFSDVLNTIGVPPWQPGHHFETRAFHYGQESDAAGTVIISGVFHFGDRSYTPLLSGLPKVLLLRQDNAGPEQHALAQVISLLDREISSDHTGRGTVSAHLTDILFIYALRAWLATDARSGAPGLLRGLADRYIASVLQEVHQRPEAHWSLDAMAATAGQSRSRFAEHFRTVMGMPPLTYVTDWRMRQAARRLLISGSRLASIAELAGYRSEASFSKAFQKWAGCTPARFRRERGQSI; this is encoded by the coding sequence ATGGACGTTATCGAAGATGTACTCGGCAACCTGCACCTGAGAAGCTCGGTCTTTTGCCGCATGGCGCTTGCCGCCGGATGGGGCTTCAGCAAAGATCCGCTGGCGGGCGTGCCTTTTCATATCGTGATTTCCGGTCAGGCCGTCATTTCCGGCGGGACGGTCGGGGAAACGTATCGCATGGCGCAGGGCGATATCGTCATTCTGCCCGGCGGCGATGCCCACGAACTGCTGCATCACGAACACGCTCGCCGCGTGCCGTTCAGCGACGTCCTGAACACTATTGGCGTGCCGCCGTGGCAGCCCGGTCATCATTTTGAGACGCGCGCCTTTCATTATGGTCAGGAGAGCGATGCCGCCGGAACGGTCATTATTTCCGGCGTCTTTCACTTCGGCGATCGCAGCTATACGCCGCTGTTATCCGGCCTGCCGAAGGTGCTGCTGTTGCGCCAGGATAATGCCGGCCCTGAACAACACGCCCTTGCGCAAGTTATCTCCCTGCTTGACCGTGAAATCAGCAGCGACCACACGGGCAGGGGAACGGTATCTGCCCATCTGACCGATATTCTGTTCATCTATGCGTTGCGCGCCTGGCTGGCGACCGATGCCCGATCCGGCGCGCCAGGACTGCTGCGGGGGCTGGCCGACCGCTATATCGCCAGCGTCCTTCAGGAAGTGCATCAGCGTCCGGAAGCCCACTGGTCCCTTGACGCCATGGCCGCCACCGCAGGGCAATCGCGCTCGCGCTTTGCTGAGCATTTTCGCACCGTAATGGGAATGCCGCCGCTGACCTACGTCACGGACTGGCGGATGCGCCAGGCGGCCCGCCGTCTGCTGATCTCCGGCAGCCGCCTCGCCAGCATCGCAGAACTGGCGGGCTACCGTTCTGAGGCATCATTCAGCAAGGCGTTTCAGAAATGGGCGGGGTGTACGCCTGCGCGGTTTCGGCGGGAAAGGGGGCAGTCCATCTAA
- a CDS encoding MerR family transcriptional regulator: MQLTIGELATKTGVSVRSIRHYDSHGLLTSTRACNGYRYFPHEAIAQVRQIQRLIGTGFSIAEIRSFPDCMRLIEGAAFCPETQAIQHKRLAEIERQISDLECRRARLMETLRQGKNG; this comes from the coding sequence ATGCAGTTAACCATTGGCGAGCTGGCAACAAAGACGGGCGTCAGCGTGCGTTCGATTCGGCATTACGATAGCCACGGTCTGCTGACATCGACCCGCGCCTGTAACGGCTACCGCTATTTTCCGCACGAGGCCATTGCGCAGGTGCGGCAGATCCAGCGGCTGATCGGCACCGGGTTCAGCATCGCGGAAATCCGCAGTTTTCCTGACTGTATGCGGTTAATTGAAGGCGCGGCGTTTTGCCCGGAAACCCAGGCTATTCAGCATAAACGGCTGGCGGAGATCGAACGGCAGATTAGTGACCTGGAATGTCGGCGGGCGCGATTAATGGAAACGTTGCGACAGGGTAAAAACGGCTAA
- a CDS encoding SymE family type I addiction module toxin, with amino-acid sequence MADPHSTSDLPATKPERTFIVGYRPKCLDTSTPSITLSGKWLREAGFETGNHYTLKVMSGCLVLVALSDKEESLTKELGQTKQTLNDLRKMLLPAETSPVG; translated from the coding sequence ATGGCTGACCCGCATTCTACCTCAGACCTTCCCGCAACCAAACCCGAGCGCACGTTTATTGTGGGCTATCGTCCAAAATGTCTTGATACCAGCACACCCAGCATTACGCTTTCCGGCAAATGGCTGCGCGAGGCGGGCTTTGAGACCGGCAACCACTACACGCTTAAGGTGATGTCCGGTTGTCTCGTGCTGGTAGCTTTGTCGGATAAAGAAGAAAGCCTGACGAAAGAGCTGGGGCAGACCAAACAAACGCTGAACGATCTGAGAAAAATGCTTCTGCCCGCTGAAACTAGCCCGGTTGGCTAA
- a CDS encoding alpha/beta hydrolase, translating into MWLFIFRRTVVPLFLLLFSAALFAQVKNYTVTAPDGVTLAVQESGNPNGRPVIFIHGLLGSHLNWEKQTEDVQLQRYRLITFDLRGHGLSGKPQQESAYRDGRRWGDDLAAVIEGSHADKPLLVGWSLGGVVITRYLDAYGDARISGAIYVDGVVELVPEQITAHPEVYRDMTASDLKTHLDGERAFLRLCFYQQPDNETFGRLLANAALAAWPMQRAVPSISVSLEKSLRPARVPLLFIYGRHDALVNPQTSLARAKDVNPRIQSVIFDDSGHAPFMEESERFNRELKGFIERL; encoded by the coding sequence ATGTGGTTATTCATTTTTCGTCGCACGGTCGTTCCGCTGTTCCTGCTGCTGTTTTCTGCGGCGCTGTTTGCGCAGGTAAAAAACTATACGGTTACCGCGCCTGACGGCGTCACGCTGGCCGTCCAGGAGAGCGGCAACCCGAACGGCAGGCCGGTGATTTTTATTCATGGTCTGCTGGGCAGTCACCTGAACTGGGAAAAACAGACCGAAGACGTACAACTGCAACGCTACCGGCTGATTACTTTTGATCTGCGTGGTCACGGACTCTCCGGTAAGCCGCAGCAGGAAAGCGCTTATCGCGACGGCAGGCGCTGGGGCGATGATCTGGCGGCGGTTATTGAGGGCAGTCATGCTGATAAGCCGCTATTGGTTGGCTGGTCACTGGGAGGCGTGGTGATCACGCGTTATCTGGACGCTTATGGCGATGCCCGCATCAGCGGCGCGATCTACGTCGACGGCGTGGTGGAACTTGTTCCTGAGCAAATAACAGCGCATCCGGAGGTTTACCGTGACATGACCGCCAGTGATTTAAAAACCCACCTTGATGGTGAGCGCGCCTTCCTGCGGCTCTGTTTCTATCAACAGCCGGACAATGAGACATTCGGGCGGCTGCTGGCAAATGCCGCTCTTGCCGCATGGCCGATGCAGCGCGCCGTGCCGTCGATAAGCGTTTCTCTTGAAAAATCACTCAGGCCTGCCCGCGTGCCTTTACTGTTTATTTACGGCAGGCATGACGCGCTGGTCAATCCGCAGACCTCGCTGGCGCGGGCGAAGGACGTGAATCCGCGTATTCAGTCAGTGATTTTTGATGACTCCGGCCATGCGCCGTTTATGGAAGAAAGCGAACGTTTTAACCGCGAGCTGAAGGGGTTTATTGAGAGGCTGTAG
- a CDS encoding toxin-antitoxin system HicB family antitoxin — protein sequence MSIISREKKPKGGGQSPQFKMRIDPALKEQLDAVAAEEGVSLASWLKELAREALRKKKIEPKG from the coding sequence ATGTCAATCATATCGCGTGAAAAAAAACCAAAAGGTGGGGGGCAATCACCACAGTTTAAGATGCGCATTGATCCGGCATTGAAAGAACAGCTTGATGCTGTGGCGGCTGAGGAGGGGGTGAGCCTCGCCAGTTGGTTGAAGGAGTTGGCGAGGGAGGCATTACGTAAGAAGAAGATTGAGCCGAAGGGATAG
- a CDS encoding ligand-gated channel protein — MTISRVNLLAAAVSLATFSASVYSADQDTMVVSATGFEQKIQNAPASISVISKAQIEDKAYRDVTDALKDVPGVVVTGGASSSDISIRGMSSQYTLFLVNGKRISTRGTRPNSDNSGIEQGWLPPLESIERIEVIRGPMSSLYGSDAMGGVINVITKKVSNNLGWTGSLHGDATFQEDNNSGDLFQTDAYASGPIIDGLLGAKITGLLSRRAEDQIVNGYNEQKLRNGGVTLNFTPDEKNDFDLDVARELQDRNSTPGKSQAAETCRGNTCTPNSPSNSRYEHTTYALTHNGYYDDFNTTSYLQQEKSTNPGREMKSYNTTFNNQNQIFLGDHTLTVGGQYRYEKLNDNGNQLEAADGLNKLTRWSWALFTEDEWAMTDSFTLTGGLRMDKDENYGTNWTPRGYGVWHLAEQWTLKGGVSAGYRAPDLRQSSASWGQVTGGGRLDGIIVGNPDLKPEKSLSEEIALLWDNNDNLNAGITLFNTDFKDKITEVRRCNSSADPACTIGNHSYDFVSDRVNVDKANMRGVESSFGWEIVRDLNLTANYTYTESEQKSGQFSGQPLNKMPKHMFNTTLDWQATQDVGFWSRLNLRGKTSEYLSRTSMAQGTPSYTQIDLGLRYNANKNLLVSAGVYNALDKQIDYDTYDTVLDGRRYTVGLTYNF; from the coding sequence ATGACAATATCTCGCGTTAATTTACTTGCCGCAGCGGTCTCACTCGCCACATTCTCAGCCAGCGTCTATTCTGCCGATCAGGATACGATGGTGGTCAGTGCCACCGGCTTTGAACAAAAAATCCAGAATGCGCCCGCGTCTATTTCGGTGATCTCTAAAGCGCAAATAGAAGATAAAGCGTATCGCGATGTTACCGACGCGCTAAAAGACGTACCCGGCGTCGTGGTAACCGGTGGTGCCAGCAGCAGCGATATTAGCATTCGCGGTATGTCTTCCCAGTACACCTTATTCCTTGTCAACGGTAAACGTATTAGCACCCGCGGTACGCGCCCGAACAGCGATAATTCCGGCATCGAACAAGGCTGGCTTCCGCCGCTGGAATCCATCGAACGTATCGAGGTTATTCGCGGGCCGATGTCATCGTTATATGGTTCTGATGCGATGGGCGGCGTGATTAACGTGATTACCAAAAAGGTTTCTAATAACCTTGGCTGGACCGGATCTCTGCACGGTGATGCAACGTTCCAGGAAGATAATAATTCAGGCGATCTCTTCCAGACCGACGCCTATGCTTCCGGCCCGATTATCGACGGCCTGCTGGGGGCAAAAATTACCGGCCTGCTGTCGCGCCGCGCCGAAGACCAGATCGTTAACGGCTACAACGAGCAAAAATTACGTAACGGCGGCGTAACGCTGAACTTCACGCCGGATGAGAAAAACGACTTTGACCTCGACGTCGCGCGCGAATTGCAGGACCGTAATAGCACGCCGGGCAAGTCGCAGGCTGCGGAAACCTGCCGCGGCAACACCTGCACGCCTAACAGCCCGAGCAATAGCCGCTATGAGCACACAACCTATGCGTTAACCCACAACGGCTATTACGACGACTTCAACACCACCAGCTATCTCCAGCAGGAAAAATCGACCAACCCCGGCCGCGAAATGAAGTCGTATAACACCACGTTTAACAACCAGAACCAGATTTTCCTCGGCGACCACACCCTGACGGTGGGCGGCCAGTATCGCTATGAAAAACTGAACGATAACGGCAACCAGCTGGAAGCGGCGGACGGTCTGAATAAACTGACCCGCTGGAGCTGGGCGCTATTTACTGAAGATGAGTGGGCGATGACCGACAGCTTTACCCTGACCGGCGGCCTGCGCATGGACAAGGACGAAAACTACGGCACCAACTGGACCCCGCGCGGCTACGGCGTCTGGCATCTTGCCGAACAGTGGACCCTGAAAGGCGGCGTCTCTGCGGGCTATCGCGCGCCGGATCTGCGCCAGTCTTCAGCCAGCTGGGGCCAGGTGACCGGCGGCGGACGGCTCGACGGCATCATCGTCGGCAACCCGGACCTCAAACCGGAAAAAAGCCTGAGCGAAGAGATCGCGCTGCTGTGGGATAACAACGACAATCTCAACGCGGGCATCACCCTGTTCAACACCGATTTTAAAGACAAGATCACCGAAGTTCGCCGCTGTAACAGCAGTGCCGATCCGGCCTGTACCATTGGTAACCATAGCTACGACTTCGTCAGCGATCGCGTCAACGTCGATAAGGCAAATATGCGCGGTGTGGAATCCAGCTTCGGCTGGGAAATCGTGCGCGACCTTAACCTGACGGCGAACTATACCTATACCGAGTCCGAGCAGAAAAGCGGCCAGTTCTCCGGCCAGCCGCTGAACAAAATGCCGAAACACATGTTCAACACTACGCTGGACTGGCAGGCCACGCAGGATGTCGGCTTCTGGAGCCGTCTGAACCTGCGCGGCAAAACCTCGGAGTACCTGAGCCGGACGTCAATGGCGCAGGGCACGCCGTCCTATACGCAAATCGACCTTGGTCTGCGTTACAACGCCAACAAAAACCTGCTGGTCTCCGCCGGGGTGTATAACGCGCTGGATAAGCAGATTGACTATGACACATATGATACGGTGCTCGATGGTCGGCGTTATACGGTAGGGCTGACGTATAACTTCTGA
- a CDS encoding diguanylate cyclase, with protein MRIATITNFAYIATVVLTLASGVALFMASGADKAERAAVKQSQDFDTVTEQLEKDAFAQTDLARLSVINKAPENIQAWKAGMAQESRLEQHIASLKDIGASAEELILLRDGISLLKTLEEEQQAAIAALEQGQNTHAIERLFDENYEQQLSQVEYRFSHFESLINQRTEATIAEATHLSQRLRTLSEIMVGLTALLFLFVLGFIIKRRILRPVVTLSDVVNRLATQDFAVEAPQYAQVDEIGDMAQAIRIFRENGMVRQQLEQERDADWVTRNLLARMTQRLQGCESHRSIIKVVSLFAPKIVPEMGGRLYILDPQNNTMKCMASWLSPAGEDTPFQPECCWALKRGQLHSPSRDAVDMPCEHYPAQVATKAICVPLIAQNKTIGLLTFDNHINEKEPPYIYLELMAETLSLALVNQKLRDTLTEKAMYDPLTGLRNRHNLEELLRGLIERAETKKSCVSCLMIDIDYFKKLNDTWGHGAGDKVLRETGRIISELLDDASVAFRYGGEEFLILLPDIDEAQAKSIAGQILHNVGQHRMLYELHDVGPISVSIGLATWPTHARESNLVRAADLALYLAKERGRNQIVVAKKAS; from the coding sequence TTGCGCATCGCAACGATTACTAATTTTGCCTACATCGCCACCGTCGTGTTGACGCTTGCCTCCGGCGTGGCATTGTTTATGGCTTCCGGAGCAGATAAGGCGGAGCGAGCCGCAGTAAAGCAAAGTCAGGATTTTGATACGGTAACGGAACAACTGGAGAAAGATGCCTTTGCACAGACCGATCTTGCCCGCTTATCGGTCATCAATAAAGCGCCGGAAAATATTCAGGCCTGGAAGGCCGGAATGGCACAGGAGTCGCGGCTGGAGCAGCATATCGCGAGCCTGAAGGATATTGGCGCTTCCGCTGAAGAACTTATATTACTGCGCGACGGCATTAGCCTGCTAAAAACGCTGGAAGAAGAACAACAGGCGGCGATCGCCGCGCTTGAACAGGGACAAAATACGCACGCTATTGAACGGTTATTTGACGAGAATTATGAACAACAGTTATCGCAGGTTGAGTATCGGTTCTCCCATTTTGAAAGCCTGATTAATCAGCGAACCGAAGCGACAATTGCCGAAGCAACTCATCTTTCACAGCGTCTGCGCACCCTGTCAGAAATCATGGTTGGCCTGACTGCCCTGCTGTTTCTGTTCGTGCTGGGCTTTATCATCAAGCGCCGGATTTTACGCCCGGTGGTGACCCTGAGCGATGTGGTCAACCGGCTGGCTACCCAGGATTTTGCCGTAGAAGCGCCTCAGTATGCGCAGGTCGATGAGATTGGCGATATGGCGCAGGCGATACGCATTTTTCGCGAAAATGGCATGGTCCGGCAACAACTGGAGCAGGAGCGCGATGCCGACTGGGTAACGCGCAACCTGCTCGCGCGGATGACGCAGCGGCTCCAGGGATGCGAATCTCACCGCAGCATCATCAAGGTTGTCAGCCTCTTCGCGCCGAAAATCGTGCCGGAGATGGGCGGGCGGCTGTATATTCTCGATCCGCAAAACAATACCATGAAATGCATGGCCAGCTGGCTGTCTCCGGCGGGGGAAGATACGCCCTTTCAGCCGGAGTGTTGTTGGGCGCTCAAGCGCGGACAGTTGCATAGTCCCTCCAGAGACGCCGTGGATATGCCCTGCGAACACTATCCCGCTCAGGTCGCGACAAAAGCGATTTGCGTGCCGCTGATCGCGCAGAATAAAACCATCGGCCTGCTGACCTTTGATAATCATATCAATGAGAAAGAGCCGCCGTATATTTATCTCGAACTGATGGCCGAAACGCTCTCGCTGGCACTGGTGAACCAGAAACTGCGCGATACGCTGACCGAAAAAGCGATGTACGATCCGCTGACCGGCCTGCGTAATCGTCATAATCTGGAAGAGTTGCTGCGCGGTCTGATCGAACGCGCCGAAACCAAAAAGAGCTGCGTTAGCTGTCTGATGATCGATATTGATTACTTTAAAAAACTCAACGATACCTGGGGCCACGGCGCGGGCGATAAAGTGCTGCGGGAAACCGGGCGCATCATCAGTGAGCTGCTGGATGACGCCAGCGTGGCGTTTCGTTACGGGGGAGAAGAGTTTTTAATTCTGCTGCCGGATATCGACGAGGCGCAGGCCAAAAGCATCGCCGGGCAGATCCTGCATAACGTTGGCCAGCACCGGATGTTATATGAACTTCACGATGTCGGGCCGATCTCGGTGTCCATCGGGCTGGCGACATGGCCGACGCATGCCCGCGAAAGTAATCTGGTCAGGGCGGCGGATCTCGCCCTGTACCTGGCAAAAGAGCGCGGCAGAAATCAGATTGTCGTCGCCAAAAAAGCGTCTTAA
- the dgaE gene encoding D-glucosaminate-6-phosphate ammonia lyase: MTQNIYQQLGLKRVINACGKMTILGVSSVAPEVMQATAQAAGAFVEIDQLVDRAGELVSHHTGAEDSYITSCASAGIAIAVAAAITHGEQTSVAQMPDSTGLANEIVMLRGHNVDYGAPIISAIRLGGGRVVEVGSSNLAARWQLESAVNDNTAALLFVKSHHCVQKGMLSIEDFVAVARTHGLPLIVDAAAEEDLHSWVACGADMVIYSGAKAFNAPTSGFITGKRAWIAACKAQHHGIARAMKIGKENMVGLVYALDRYQQAQQTPDAQALQPWAEAISAIHGLHADIEQDEAGRAIWRIRVRVEPQELGLDARKVEAQLRDGDIAIYARRYYLHQGIFSFDPRTVGEGEMALIVARLKEIADHAAN; encoded by the coding sequence ATGACGCAAAACATTTATCAGCAGCTGGGGCTGAAAAGAGTGATTAACGCCTGCGGCAAGATGACGATACTCGGCGTCTCCAGCGTTGCGCCAGAGGTGATGCAGGCCACCGCCCAGGCGGCAGGCGCGTTCGTGGAAATCGACCAGCTGGTGGATCGTGCCGGGGAACTGGTTTCCCACCATACTGGCGCAGAGGATAGCTATATCACCTCCTGCGCCTCGGCGGGCATTGCCATCGCCGTTGCCGCCGCCATTACGCACGGTGAACAGACCAGCGTCGCGCAAATGCCGGACAGCACCGGTCTGGCGAATGAGATTGTGATGTTACGCGGGCATAACGTGGACTACGGCGCGCCCATCATCAGTGCGATTCGACTGGGCGGTGGACGGGTAGTGGAAGTCGGCTCCAGCAACCTCGCCGCACGCTGGCAACTTGAGAGCGCGGTGAATGACAACACCGCCGCGCTGCTGTTCGTTAAATCGCACCACTGCGTCCAGAAAGGGATGCTGAGCATTGAGGACTTTGTCGCTGTCGCTCGCACTCATGGCCTGCCGCTCATTGTGGATGCGGCGGCAGAAGAGGATTTGCACAGCTGGGTGGCCTGCGGCGCGGATATGGTGATCTACAGCGGAGCGAAAGCGTTTAATGCGCCGACCTCCGGGTTTATTACCGGCAAGCGAGCCTGGATTGCCGCCTGCAAAGCGCAGCATCACGGCATTGCGCGGGCGATGAAAATTGGCAAAGAGAATATGGTCGGGCTGGTGTATGCCCTGGATCGCTATCAGCAGGCACAACAAACGCCTGATGCGCAGGCATTGCAGCCGTGGGCGGAGGCCATCTCCGCGATTCACGGTCTCCACGCCGATATTGAACAGGATGAAGCCGGACGAGCGATCTGGCGCATCCGTGTGCGAGTTGAACCGCAGGAGCTGGGGCTTGATGCCCGGAAAGTGGAAGCGCAGCTTCGCGATGGCGACATTGCTATTTATGCCCGTCGTTATTATCTGCATCAGGGCATATTCAGCTTCGATCCACGGACCGTGGGTGAAGGGGAAATGGCGCTGATCGTTGCCCGACTGAAGGAGATTGCAGACCATGCAGCAAATTAA
- a CDS encoding SDR family NAD(P)-dependent oxidoreductase, whose amino-acid sequence MNLKNNTILITGGGSGIGRGLAERLHAAGNKVIIAGRRKAALDEVVALNPGMAAVTLDQGDPQAIVECARQTIRDYPALNIIINNAGVQRVENLHLGQVDRAEEQVTSNFLGPVRLIAAFMPHLLAQPSAAIINVTSALGFVPQAMIPTYSATKAALHAYTLSLRYQLQDTPVRVLEIIPPWVQTALQGERGFDERAMPLEDYLDQTMALLAQPPESGEIVVDAAKRLRFAEQAQKFTAVFTALNDGRAEEFGNPPRRPD is encoded by the coding sequence ATGAATCTGAAGAACAATACGATTTTAATCACCGGCGGCGGCTCCGGCATCGGGCGCGGTCTGGCGGAAAGGCTTCACGCCGCAGGGAATAAGGTGATTATTGCCGGGCGCAGGAAAGCGGCGCTGGATGAGGTGGTAGCACTGAATCCCGGCATGGCCGCAGTGACGCTGGACCAAGGCGATCCGCAGGCGATCGTGGAATGTGCCCGACAGACGATCCGCGACTATCCGGCGCTGAATATCATCATCAATAATGCCGGCGTTCAGCGCGTTGAAAATCTGCATCTTGGTCAGGTGGATCGGGCGGAGGAGCAGGTTACCAGCAATTTTCTTGGCCCCGTCAGACTTATCGCGGCGTTTATGCCGCACCTGCTGGCGCAGCCTTCTGCGGCTATTATCAATGTTACCTCAGCATTAGGGTTTGTGCCGCAGGCGATGATCCCGACCTATTCAGCGACCAAAGCGGCGCTGCATGCTTATACCCTTTCGCTGCGCTATCAGTTGCAGGATACGCCTGTCAGGGTGCTGGAGATTATTCCGCCGTGGGTCCAAACCGCGCTTCAGGGGGAGCGGGGTTTTGATGAACGGGCGATGCCGCTGGAGGACTATCTCGATCAAACGATGGCCCTGCTGGCGCAGCCGCCGGAGAGTGGGGAAATCGTGGTGGATGCGGCTAAAAGGCTGCGTTTTGCGGAACAGGCGCAGAAGTTTACGGCTGTGTTTACCGCGCTGAATGACGGGCGAGCGGAGGAATTTGGTAACCCGCCGCGTCGGCCGGATTAA
- a CDS encoding diguanylate phosphodiesterase: MLTTLIYRSQLNLSCETFPLDALVEKAKRSNAALDVTGMLLFDGTHFLQVLEGPEDILDRLFCKISQDIRHQNVVELMRDYAPRRRFANVGMVLFDLRLETPQAILDSVLRHGKLESYLAAEDRVFKFIETFATTGHRAQAEARFDPNHWVMEPKKAPFQPPSTQLWPGQMCQFALQPIVEPLGRTISSLEALVRSNTGGSPEHFFSAIPDDQIYEVDLQTKAYAFALAEKIGIGNHKIAINLLPMSLVYVPGAVEFLLEKIAACGLSPEQVIVEVTENEVISGFREFTSAIKKLRAAGIGLAIDDFGSGYAGLSLLTKFQPDKIKIDREIVSNIHLSGPKQAIVKSIVKCCAELEITIVAEGIEQVEEWCWLESAGIRRFQGFLFARPLLNGVNDIHWPTFKL, encoded by the coding sequence GTGCTTACGACGCTTATCTACCGAAGCCAGTTAAATTTATCCTGCGAGACGTTTCCTCTTGATGCGCTGGTCGAGAAAGCGAAACGGAGCAACGCGGCACTTGACGTCACGGGCATGCTGCTGTTTGACGGAACCCATTTTCTTCAGGTACTGGAAGGGCCGGAAGACATTCTCGACAGGTTATTTTGTAAAATTAGCCAGGATATCCGTCATCAGAACGTTGTTGAGCTAATGCGCGACTACGCTCCCCGGCGGCGCTTCGCCAACGTAGGCATGGTGCTGTTCGATCTGCGTCTTGAGACGCCCCAGGCTATTTTGGATTCTGTGTTACGCCACGGAAAACTGGAAAGTTACCTTGCGGCCGAAGACCGGGTATTTAAGTTTATCGAAACTTTTGCCACCACCGGGCACAGAGCGCAAGCCGAGGCGCGTTTTGACCCGAACCACTGGGTGATGGAACCGAAAAAAGCGCCGTTCCAGCCGCCGTCAACCCAGCTGTGGCCAGGGCAAATGTGCCAGTTCGCGCTTCAGCCGATTGTCGAGCCGCTGGGGCGTACAATTAGTTCGCTGGAAGCGCTGGTGCGCAGCAATACTGGCGGCAGTCCGGAACACTTTTTCTCAGCGATCCCCGACGATCAAATCTATGAAGTCGATCTGCAAACCAAAGCTTACGCGTTTGCGCTGGCAGAGAAGATCGGTATTGGTAACCACAAGATCGCCATTAATTTACTGCCGATGTCGCTGGTATATGTACCAGGCGCGGTCGAGTTTTTGCTGGAGAAAATCGCGGCGTGCGGACTTAGCCCGGAGCAGGTGATAGTTGAAGTCACCGAAAACGAGGTGATTTCAGGGTTCCGTGAATTTACCAGCGCGATAAAAAAACTGCGTGCCGCTGGCATTGGTCTGGCGATCGATGATTTCGGCTCCGGCTACGCGGGACTGTCGCTGCTGACCAAATTCCAGCCCGACAAAATCAAAATCGACCGTGAAATCGTCAGCAACATTCACCTCAGCGGCCCCAAACAAGCCATCGTGAAGTCGATCGTGAAGTGCTGCGCTGAGCTGGAAATTACTATTGTTGCCGAAGGTATCGAGCAAGTGGAAGAGTGGTGCTGGCTGGAATCTGCGGGCATCCGGCGCTTCCAGGGATTCCTGTTCGCCCGCCCGCTGTTGAATGGCGTTAACGACATTCACTGGCCGACCTTTAAGCTTTAA
- a CDS encoding 2-dehydro-3-deoxy-phosphogluconate aldolase: MQQINFYRQRVAINVLAKDIANAREIYDAAEGHAVIGILCAQFASVEEGIDEVKRWMMEIPSVSVGLGAGDPAQYYKAAMIAAKVHPAHVNQTFTGSGFAAGALAATGGEQTHINALVSPTGTPGDVLISTGVRSGQGTPAHVSCDAAVRMMQDMGAHAAKFFPMGGEKSLAELNVLAQAAARNGMTLIEPTGGIDLENFGVILQTSLEAGVSRVMPHVYSSIIDPQSGNTRPEDVKALMEIVKSLV; the protein is encoded by the coding sequence ATGCAGCAAATTAATTTTTATCGCCAGCGAGTAGCCATTAACGTACTGGCGAAAGATATTGCCAACGCCCGGGAAATTTATGACGCCGCAGAAGGGCATGCGGTAATTGGAATACTCTGTGCGCAATTCGCCAGCGTTGAAGAAGGAATTGACGAGGTGAAGCGCTGGATGATGGAGATACCGTCGGTTTCTGTAGGTTTGGGAGCAGGCGATCCGGCGCAGTATTACAAAGCGGCGATGATTGCAGCAAAGGTCCACCCGGCACACGTGAATCAGACCTTTACCGGTAGTGGTTTTGCCGCGGGTGCGCTGGCGGCAACGGGCGGTGAGCAAACGCATATTAACGCCCTGGTCAGCCCTACGGGCACGCCAGGGGATGTGCTCATATCAACCGGAGTCCGCAGCGGTCAGGGAACGCCAGCCCATGTCTCCTGCGATGCCGCAGTCAGAATGATGCAGGATATGGGAGCGCACGCGGCGAAGTTTTTCCCGATGGGCGGCGAAAAATCGCTGGCGGAACTGAACGTACTGGCGCAGGCGGCGGCCAGAAATGGCATGACGCTGATCGAGCCGACTGGCGGAATCGATCTGGAAAATTTTGGCGTCATTCTGCAAACCAGCCTGGAAGCAGGCGTCTCCCGCGTAATGCCGCATGTTTACAGTTCCATTATCGATCCGCAGTCTGGTAATACACGCCCTGAAGATGTGAAGGCGCTGATGGAAATAGTAAAAAGCCTGGTATAA